The sequence CGGCAGTCACAACACCCGAATTTGCTATGTTCGTCGTTGTTGCTCCAACTACACTGAAGAAATTAGCAGGCACTCCCGTTAATGTATATCCTTCCTTTGGAGTGATGGTAATCGTTGCAGTGTAGGCTGTTCCTTGGGCAAATAGTGTCGTCGTTGGCGACCAGCTAAGTGTTGCTGTGTATTCTGCTGAATACGTTACGGTAGTTACCGGCTTTGCTCCGGTTACTGGCGCTGTTACTCCAGCTATGACTCCTGTTGTGATAAGCGCTGCTGTTGCCGGGAATACCGCGGTTACAACTCCTGAATCCGCTTCATTCGTCGTTATTGCTCCAGCTACAGTGAAGGAGTTCGCAGGCACTCCTGTTAATGTATATCCTGCCTTTGGGGTAATTGTAATTGTCGCGGTGTACGCTGTTTCTGGGACAAATAATGTCGCCGTTGGCGACCAGCTAACCGTTGCGGTATATTCTGCCGAATACGTTACGGCAGTTACTGGCGTTGCCCCAGTTATTGGCGCTGTAACTCCATATATAGCTCCTGTTGGGATAGGTAAGATCTTGATATTCTTGGCATCTACATTCCGAATTTGTTCAGTAGACTCCTGTTGATTAGTTGTTTCTTTTACTCGAACATAAATCATATCACCCAACTCGACAACAATATTGTCCACGCTTGTATCTGTAATCGACGTGTACGTACCTGTGTTTACTTTATACTCCATCCCACTCGTCACGCCGGTTAACTTTGTTGTTCCTGCATTCGTTCCTGGTGCCAAGGCTATAAACGCCCATAATTTGGGGTATTCGCCTGAAAGCATATACCAATCTTCGCTAAAGTTCCAATCACTAAATGTGTTTGGAACTTGCATTTCTTCGGTTGTTTTACCAGTGCCATTCCCTGTATCCGACTGCCCCGTTGTGCTGCTATCGTAGAAGCTGTAGTTAACTACGACGCCATAGCTGTTGTTATAACCAAGCAACCCACCCACATATCGATTTCCACTCACACTTCCTGTAGCGTAACTGTTGTTGATAATTCCGAGTCTGTCGTAACCAGACAAACCGCCCACAAATTGATCTCCACTCACACTTCCTGTGGCGTAACTGTTGCTGATAGTTCCTTCGTTTTCACTAACCAAACCGCCCATATAGGCAAATCCACTCACACCTCCTGTGGCGTAACTTTTGCTGATGGTTCCGCCATTATAACCAACCAAGCCGCCCATATTTCTATACCCGCTCACACTTCCTGCGGCGTAACTGCTACTGATGGTTCCGCTGTTAAAGCCAACCAAGCCGCCCGCAGTACTATCTCCTTCCACACTTCCTGTGACATAACTGTTGCTGATAGTTCCGAGGTTAAAACCAACCAAGCCGCCTACGTATGTCCCACCTTTCACATCAATATCTTTCAGATTCATATTGGTCATAATCCCCCCAATTGCTCCGAATAACCCGATGTAATATCCTTGCTTATCAATCTTCAGGTTTGTGATTGTATATCCATTGCCATTCATGTTCACCACAAACAAATGAACGATATTTTGATTTGTTGTTCCTATCGGCTCCCAATTTGCATAACTACTCAAATCAATATCCGCTGTCAACTCAAAAAAAATATCCGCGTCTACATGATTTCTAACTTCATTAAGCTGATCAGCCGTAGCGATCTGATAGGGATCGCTTGCTGTACCCGTTCCTCCAGCGAAGTCCGCCGTTGCAGCATAAGCCTTCCCTCCGCTTGGCCCAATAACTCCCGACATTCCACCCATTACCATTAATACCACCAGGAACATCGCCAATCCTTTTTTATACACCCTATACATTGCTTTTCCTCCTCTATAACTACTTAACTTCGTATAAATTTCACGAGAAAATCTGAACTCCTATGCTCCATTGTGTTATTTATCATTGTGTCACCCTACTATAAGCCTTTCAGCGCAAAAAAGTACCTCCCCATTTGGGGAGGTACACGTAAAAATTTGCGATTCCTCAGATAATCTAACTAATTTTTGGAAATTGACTCGTCTTGGAGAGTACCCTGCTTGATGATTTATGAAATATACCCTATGCATTCCAGAATGATGTTCGCTATATTTTCTCTGTTAGTTACTCAGTTGTGCCAATATTTTCAGCAAAACCGTTACTGCTTCAGCTCTTGTAGCAGGGTCTTGAGGAGCAAACTCGTTATGGCCTTTGCCTTGCACAATACCGGCTTGCGTCACGAATTCCACACTGGATTTCGCCCATGCTGGAATATTCAAATCGTCAGAGAAGCGGAAGGTCAGCTTAACTTCGGTTGATTTACCCAGCGCTTTGGCGAGGATGACTGCCATCTCGGCGCGTGTAATTTCCGCATTCGGACGGAAAGCGCCGTCCTCATAGCCTGTAATCATGCCTGCTTGCACCGCTTGCGCGATTGCTGTCTGCGCCCAAGCTCCAATTTTTGCTGTATCGGTGAAGGTCAATTGCGCTCCTGCGTCTTGCGTTTTCAGTACATTCATCAGCATCACCGCGAATTCCGCACGTGTCACCGTACGATTCGGCTGGAACGTTCCGTCTAGGTAACCTTTGACCATTCCAATGCTCACGGCTTGTTTGATGCTTGCTTCTGCCCAATGTCCTGCGACATCGCTGAAGTTAATTTCCGTGGGGACGTCTATTGTTGGCATCTCAGTCGCTTCGTCTACAGCCAATACCGCAAACTTCGTAAAGTGATTGCTATCTACAGTGATTTTATTACCGCTGATCTTGCCGCCAATCTCCACCCAAACCTTTTTCAATTCGTCATAATAGAATACGGACGCCTTTTGGTTGCTCTTTAGTTGGCTTGGATCAAACGTAAAGTTCAGCGTTACCGGTTTATTGAAGTTCTCCGAGAAGTTTTTCAGCATTTCGAATACAGGGCTGAGGAGAATCTCGTTATTCATGAGAAGCCTCTGAGTGTCCAGTACCTTATCGATCGTTAATTTCAGTTCTTCATCTATCGCTCCTACGGGAATAGAGATCTTAACGGCATCCTCAAAGTTAACTTCGCCTGATTGGTTTAGTGGAAGCGTTAATGTACCATTCGTGCTGGTAACCATGGGGTTACTTGGTGTTATTGAAGTACTGCCAGTGCCAGTGCCAGTGCCAGTACCAGTGCTAACAGGCTGTGTTGCCGGGAATACCGCCATCACAATGCCCGAATCGGCTGCATTCGTCGTTGTTGCTCCGGCAACGGTGAAGAAGTTTGCAGGCACTCCTGCTAATGTATGTCCTGCTCTTGGAGTGATTATTATTAATGCTGTATAGGCTGTTTCTCCAACAAATAATGTCGTCGTTGGCAACCAAGTAAGTGTTGCTGTATATTCTGCCGAATAGGTTACCATAGTTACCGGTGTCGCCCCTGTTACTGGTGCCGTTACACCAGCTATCCCTGCAGTTGTGATGGGAACTATTGTCACAGGAACTTCTGTGACCGGTGTTGCTTCTGTCGCCGGAAATCCTACGACTACAACACCGGAATCCGCTCCATTCGTCGTTGTTGCTCCGGCTACGGTGAAGAAATCGGCTGGCACTCCCGTTAAGGTATATCCTACTCTGGGAGTGATTATTATTAATGCGGTGTAGGCTGTTCCTCCAACAAATAATGTCGTCGTTGGTAACCAACTAAGTGTTGCTGTATATTCCGCTGAATACGTTACCGTAGTTACCGGCGTTGCCCCTGTTACTGGCGCTGTTACACCAGCTATCCTGGCAGTTGCAATAGGGACGGTTATCACAGGGACTTCTGTGACCGGTGTTGCTTCTGTCGCCGGAAATTCTGCGGTAACAACACCGGAATTCACTCCATTCTTCGTTGTTGCACCAGCTACAGTGAAGAAGTTTGCTGGCACTCCCGTTAAGGTATATCCTGCTCTGGGCGTGATTATTATTAATGCGGTGTAAGCTGTTCCACCCATAAATAATGTCGGCGTTGGCAACCAAGTCAGTGTGGCTGTATATTCAGCCGAATTCGTTACCATAGTTACTGGCGTTGCCCCTGTTACTGGCACTGTTACACCACCTATGGCTCCTGTTGCGATAGGTAGCGCTGCCGTTGTCGGAAATTCCGCAATCACAACGCCTGAATCCGCATCATTCTTCGTTGTTGCTCCAGCGACAGTGAAGAAGTTTGCAGGCACACTCTTTAAGGTATATCCTGCTTTGGGGGTGAGGGTAATCGTTGCTGTATAAATTTCTACTCCTGCAAATTTTGTATCGACTGCAGGCGACCAGGTTATTGCGGCTGTATATTGTGCTGTATCTGCTATTGTCGTTACGGGCGTTGACCCTGCAATTGGCGCTGTCACACCAACTATGGCTCCTGTTGTAATTGGGATGGCTGCCGTGGCTGGGAATTTCGCGGTTATAACGCCTGAATCCGCATCATTCGTTGTCGTTGTTGATCCGGCTACGGTGAAGGCGTCTGTAGGCACACCTATTAAGGTGTATCCCGCTTTGGGGCTGATGGTAATCGTTGCTGTATAGATTTCTGCTCCTGCAAATGTTGCCTTTACTGCAGGCGACCAGGTTAGCGAGGCTGTATATTGTGCTGTATCTGCTATTGTCGTTACTGGAGCTACCCCTGCAATTGGCGCTGTCACACCAACTATGGCTCCTGTTGCGATAGGGACCGCTGCCGTGGCTGGGAATTTTGCGGTTATAACGCCTGAATCCGCATCATTCTTCGTTATTGCTCCAGCCACCGTGAAGGCGTCTGCAGGCACACCCGTTAAGGTATATCCTAATTTGGGGGTGATGGTAATAGTTGCTGTATAGATTTCTGCTCCTGCGAATTTCGCATCCACTACAGGCGACCAGATTAGCGAGGCTGTATATTGTGCCGTGTCTGCTATTACAGCTACTGGCGTTTCCCCTGCTACCGGCGCTGTCACTCCAATAATGGCTCCTGTTGCGATAGGGAGCGCTGCCGTTGCCGGGAATTCCGCATATACCATGTTGGAATTCGCTCCATTCTTCGTTGTTGCTCCAGCGACGGTGAAGAAGTTTGCAGGCACACTTGTTAAGGTATATCCTGCTTTGGGAGTGATGGTAATCATTGCTGTATAGGCTACCGCTCTGGCAAAAATTGCATCTCCAGGGAACCAGGTTAGCGAAGCTGTATATTGTTCTGTGTCTGTTATTGTAGATACTGGCGTTTCCCCGGCTACGGGTGCCGTCACTCCTTCTATGGATTTTATAGCTATAGGTACTAAGGTTTTTGGGAAAATGGCTGTTATAACGCCTGAACCAGCTTCATTCGTTGTGATTGCTCCGTCTACGGTGAAGAAATTTTTAGGCACACCCTTTAATGTATGTACGGAGTCAGGCGTAATTATAATCGTTGCTATATATTCTGTTCCTCCATCAAATACTGTAGTCGTTGGCGACCAGCTAATGGTTGCTGTGTATTCTGCCGTAGCCTTTATTACGGATACTGGCGTATCGCCTGGTATTGGCGCTGATATGCCAGCTATCGCTGCTGCAATAGAGTTAATTGGAGTTTGAGTAGTATTATCGAACCCAACCAACCCACCCACTGAAGCTGTTCCACTTACACTTCCGGTGGCATAACTATTGCTGATGGTTCCGAAATCATCTTGAAACCCAACCAATCCACCTACAAGTAAATCTCCACTCACACTTCCGGTGGCGTAACTATTACTGATGGTTCCAGAGTTATTACCGACCAATCCACCTAATGTTGCATCTCCACTCACACTTCCGGTGGCGTAACTGTTGTCGATGGTCCCATAATTAATACCAGCCAAACCTCCCGAATTATAAGGCTTATCACCATTCGGTTGCAGAATGCCATTCACAGTAACTGTGGCGTAGCTATTGCTGATGGTTCCACCCCCGTTGTTTAGAGACACCAACCCACCTGCCCCACTAGATCCACTCACATGTCCTGTGACATGGCTATTGCTAATGGTTCCATTGTTCATTCCTGCCAATCCGCCCACTGCTTGACCTTTAACCTCTACATCTTCCAATATCATATGAGAAACCTCAGCATACTGGTTTATTGCTCCGAACAATCCTGCAGCAACATATCCTGTACTTTCTAACTTCAGATTAGTGATTGTATACCCATTTCCATCCATTCTCCCTTTAAATGGGAACCCAACAACATAACCTATCGGTTCCCAATTTGCGTAACTACTCAAATCAATATCCGCTGTCAACTTAAAATAAAGGCCCGCACCTAAATAATCTCTAACCAAATCTAGCTGATCAGCGGTTGCGATCTGATAAGGATCGCCTGCTGCACCCGTTCCTCCAGCAAAGCCTCCCGCAGCATAAGCCGTCCCTCCACCAGATACTATCACTCCTGATATTCCACCCATTACCATTAACAACACCAGAATGATTGATATTCCTTTTTTAAACACTGTATTCATTCTACTTCCTCCTCTAAAACTACTAAATACTGAATATATTCATATAAAAATCCTAATAACCCATTCCATTGTGTCATTCCTCATTGCACTCACCTCACTATAACTCTATTCGCACAAAAAAATACCTCCCCATTTGGGGAGGTAAGGGTAAAAAATTTATGATTTCTAAGAAGATTTTACTATTTTTTGAAATCCGCTAGTCATGGAGAATATTCTGCCTGATGATTTAATTCAATTCACCCTAACCATTCTTGAATGATGTTCGCTATAGTTCCTCTATCACTTGTTCAGTTGTGCCAATAATTTCAAAAGTACCGTTACAGCCTCAGCTCTTGTAGCAGAGTCTTGCGGGGCGAACTCATTGTCCCCTTTTCCTCGCACTATTCCCTCTTGCTTCACGAAATCCACACTGGATTTCGCCCACGCTGGAATATCTTTGTCATCGGCGAAGCTTGTGGTTAGCTTAACTTCGCTAGACTTACCCAGCGCTTTTGCGAGGATGACTGCCATCTCGGCGCGTGTAATTTCTGCATTCGGACGGAGACCACCGTCCTCATAGCCTGTAATCATGCCAGCTTGCACCGCTTGCGCGATTGCTGTCTGCGCCCACGCTCCGATTGTTGCTGTATCTGTGAACGTTAGTTGTGTGCCTGCTCCTTGTGGCTTGAGCACATTCATCAGCATCACCGCGAATTCCGCACGGGTCACCGTATGATTCGGTTGGAACGTTCCGTCTTGGTAACCCTTGACCATTCCAATGCTCACGGCTTGCTTGATGCTTGCTTCTGCCCAATGTCCTGCGACATCGCTGAAGTTGATTTCCGTAGATGTGTCCGTTACTGGCACTCTTACTGGCAATCCCGTCGCTTCGTCTACACTAAGTACTGCATATTTCCCTAAATGATTGACCTCTACAATAATGCGATTCCCTTCGATCTTGCCACCTGCTACTTCAACCCACGCTTTCTTCACTTCGTCATAGTAGAATACCACTTCCTTTTGGTTACTTTTTACAAGGGTTGGATCA comes from Paenibacillus sp. 19GGS1-52 and encodes:
- a CDS encoding S-layer homology domain-containing protein, producing MYRVYKKGLAMFLVVLMVMGGMSGVIGPSGGKAYAATADFAGGTGTASDPYQIATADQLNEVRNHVDADIFFELTADIDLSSYANWEPIGTTNQNIVHLFVVNMNGNGYTITNLKIDKQGYYIGLFGAIGGIMTNMNLKDIDVKGGTYVGGLVGFNLGTISNSYVTGSVEGDSTAGGLVGFNSGTISSSYAAGSVSGYRNMGGLVGYNGGTISKSYATGGVSGFAYMGGLVSENEGTISNSYATGSVSGDQFVGGLSGYDRLGIINNSYATGSVSGNRYVGGLLGYNNSYGVVVNYSFYDSSTTGQSDTGNGTGKTTEEMQVPNTFSDWNFSEDWYMLSGEYPKLWAFIALAPGTNAGTTKLTGVTSGMEYKVNTGTYTSITDTSVDNIVVELGDMIYVRVKETTNQQESTEQIRNVDAKNIKILPIPTGAIYGVTAPITGATPVTAVTYSAEYTATVSWSPTATLFVPETAYTATITITPKAGYTLTGVPANSFTVAGAITTNEADSGVVTAVFPATAALITTGVIAGVTAPVTGAKPVTTVTYSAEYTATLSWSPTTTLFAQGTAYTATITITPKEGYTLTGVPANFFSVVGATTTNIANSGVVTAVFPTTQLISTGSTSTTPSNSNVTSTNGTLTLPVNQAGEVSFEDAIKISIPVGAINKELILTIKKVLDSQILFANNEILLSPMYEITKNFAEDFSKPVTMNFTFDPTLMNSNQKAAVFYYDEVRKAWVEVAGGKIEGNHILIEVNHLGKYAVLSVDKATGLPVNEPVTDTPTEINFSDVAGHWAEASIKQALSIGMVKGYLDGTFQPNRTVTRAEFAVMLMKVLKTQDAGAQLTFTDTAKIGAWAQTAIAQAVRAGIITGYEDGGFRPNAEITRAEMAVILAKALGESTEVKLTTSFADDKDIPAWAKASVDFVKQAGMVQGKGDNEFAPQDSATRAEAVTVLLKLLAQLNK
- a CDS encoding S-layer homology domain-containing protein, with translation MNTVFKKGISIILVLLMVMGGISGVIVSGGGTAYAAGGFAGGTGAAGDPYQIATADQLDLVRDYLGAGLYFKLTADIDLSSYANWEPIGYVVGFPFKGRMDGNGYTITNLKLESTGYVAAGLFGAINQYAEVSHMILEDVEVKGQAVGGLAGMNNGTISNSHVTGHVSGSSGAGGLVSLNNGGGTISNSYATVTVNGILQPNGDKPYNSGGLAGINYGTIDNSYATGSVSGDATLGGLVGNNSGTISNSYATGSVSGDLLVGGLVGFQDDFGTISNSYATGSVSGTASVGGLVGFDNTTQTPINSIAAAIAGISAPIPGDTPVSVIKATAEYTATISWSPTTTVFDGGTEYIATIIITPDSVHTLKGVPKNFFTVDGAITTNEAGSGVITAIFPKTLVPIAIKSIEGVTAPVAGETPVSTITDTEQYTASLTWFPGDAIFARAVAYTAMITITPKAGYTLTSVPANFFTVAGATTKNGANSNMVYAEFPATAALPIATGAIIGVTAPVAGETPVAVIADTAQYTASLIWSPVVDAKFAGAEIYTATITITPKLGYTLTGVPADAFTVAGAITKNDADSGVITAKFPATAAVPIATGAIVGVTAPIAGVAPVTTIADTAQYTASLTWSPAVKATFAGAEIYTATITISPKAGYTLIGVPTDAFTVAGSTTTTNDADSGVITAKFPATAAIPITTGAIVGVTAPIAGSTPVTTIADTAQYTAAITWSPAVDTKFAGVEIYTATITLTPKAGYTLKSVPANFFTVAGATTKNDADSGVVIAEFPTTAALPIATGAIGGVTVPVTGATPVTMVTNSAEYTATLTWLPTPTLFMGGTAYTALIIITPRAGYTLTGVPANFFTVAGATTKNGVNSGVVTAEFPATEATPVTEVPVITVPIATARIAGVTAPVTGATPVTTVTYSAEYTATLSWLPTTTLFVGGTAYTALIIITPRVGYTLTGVPADFFTVAGATTTNGADSGVVVVGFPATEATPVTEVPVTIVPITTAGIAGVTAPVTGATPVTMVTYSAEYTATLTWLPTTTLFVGETAYTALIIITPRAGHTLAGVPANFFTVAGATTTNAADSGIVMAVFPATQPVSTGTGTGTGTGSTSITPSNPMVTSTNGTLTLPLNQSGEVNFEDAVKISIPVGAIDEELKLTIDKVLDTQRLLMNNEILLSPVFEMLKNFSENFNKPVTLNFTFDPSQLKSNQKASVFYYDELKKVWVEIGGKISGNKITVDSNHFTKFAVLAVDEATEMPTIDVPTEINFSDVAGHWAEASIKQAVSIGMVKGYLDGTFQPNRTVTRAEFAVMLMNVLKTQDAGAQLTFTDTAKIGAWAQTAIAQAVQAGMITGYEDGAFRPNAEITRAEMAVILAKALGKSTEVKLTFRFSDDLNIPAWAKSSVEFVTQAGIVQGKGHNEFAPQDPATRAEAVTVLLKILAQLSN